The Sporosarcina sp. Te-1 DNA window TGTCATTACCGCCAACTATTCGGCCGGGGAAAACGTGGAGGGTTCCATAGCGATCGTTGGTCCGAAAAGGATGGATTACAGCAGAGTGATCACCTTGCTCGACATCGTGAGCGGTGACTTGTCTAAAGCGCTTGCGAATCTTACGATTGGCGGCGGATCGGATAGGAGGAATGGACAATGAATGAAGAAAAGAAAGAAGAAGTTCTGGCAGATGAGCTAGCTGGTACTGTACTTGAAAACGAAGAAGCTCACGAACAAGCTGATCTGGATGCCGAGGCGCTGGAAGGCGAATCGCAAAATGAAGAAGCCAATAAAAGTGATGCCATCATCGAGGAGTTAAAATCCAAGCTCCAAGAGGAAGAAAATAAACAGCTCCGGTTGATGGCGGATTTCGAAAACTTCAAAAGAAGATCGAATCTGGACAAAGAGTCTTTGCAAAAGTACCGTGCACAAAGCTTGATGACCAACTTGCTGCCTGTCCTCGATAATTTTGAGCGGGCGCTGAACCTTGAAGCGAAAACGGAAGAGGCGCAGTCTCTTATGACCGGCATGGACATGATCTATCGCAATTTGCTGGATGCTTTGAAAACGGAAGGGCTAGTGGAGATAGAAGCGGCCGATCAAGAATTCGACCCGAATTTCCATCAGGCTGTCATGACCGGAATTGATGAAGAGAAAGCATCTGGAATCGTGCTTGAGGAGCTCCAAAAAGGGTATAAGTTGAAAGATCGCGTTCTGCGGCCGACTATGGTCAAAGTGAACGAATAAGAGACGTAGAGAACAGTAGACAATTGCAATGTCGGATTATTTAGGAGGAATTTGATTATGAGCAAAATCATTGGTATTGACTTAGGGACTACAAACTCTGTAGTAGCAGTATACGAAGGTGGCGAAGCAAAAGTCATCCCGAATCCGGAAGGAAACCGTACAACTCCATCTGTCGTCGCTTTCAAAAATGGCGAACGACAAGTTGGGGAAGTTGCGAAACGTCAATCGATCACAAATCCGAATACCATTATGTCCGTCAAGCGACATATGGGAACAGACTATAAAGAGCATGCTGAAGGCAAAGATTATACACCACAAGAAGTATCGGCGATGATCCTTCAATACTTGAAAGGATATGCCGAAGATTATCTCGGTGAAAAAGTGACGAAGGCTGTTATTACAGTACCAGCTTATTTCAATGACGCACAGCGTCAAGCAACGAAAGATGCAGGTACAATCGCAGGACTTGAAGTCGAACGGATCATTAACGAACCAACAGCAGCAGCACTTGCTTATGGTCTCGATAAAACGGAAGAAGATCAAACCATTCTTGTTTATGACCTTGGTGGCGGTACATTCGACGTTTCCATCCTTGAATTGGGCGACGGTGTTTTCCAAGTCCATGCAACTGCGGGGGACAACAAACTTGGTGGAGACGACTTCGACAATGTTATCATTGATTATCTCGTCCAAGAATTCCGTAAAGAGAACGGCATTGATCTATCAAAAGATAAGATGGCGATGCAACGTTTGAAGGATGCAGCTGAAAAAGCGAAGAAGGATCTTTCCGGTGTAACAACTACACAAATTTCCTTGCCGTTCATCACAGCAGGGGAAGCGGGTCCTCTTCACTTGGAACTATCCTTGTCCCGAGCTAAATTCGATGAGTTGACTGCGCATCTTGTAGAGCGTTCCATGGTTCCAACTCGTCAAGCGATGAAAGATGCGGGCTTATCTCCATCTGAAATCGATCGCGTTATTTTAGTCGGTGGTTCCACACGGATTCCTGCTGTTCAGGAAGCTATTAAGAAAGAGACAGG harbors:
- the grpE gene encoding nucleotide exchange factor GrpE — its product is MNEEKKEEVLADELAGTVLENEEAHEQADLDAEALEGESQNEEANKSDAIIEELKSKLQEEENKQLRLMADFENFKRRSNLDKESLQKYRAQSLMTNLLPVLDNFERALNLEAKTEEAQSLMTGMDMIYRNLLDALKTEGLVEIEAADQEFDPNFHQAVMTGIDEEKASGIVLEELQKGYKLKDRVLRPTMVKVNE
- the dnaK gene encoding molecular chaperone DnaK, whose translation is MSKIIGIDLGTTNSVVAVYEGGEAKVIPNPEGNRTTPSVVAFKNGERQVGEVAKRQSITNPNTIMSVKRHMGTDYKEHAEGKDYTPQEVSAMILQYLKGYAEDYLGEKVTKAVITVPAYFNDAQRQATKDAGTIAGLEVERIINEPTAAALAYGLDKTEEDQTILVYDLGGGTFDVSILELGDGVFQVHATAGDNKLGGDDFDNVIIDYLVQEFRKENGIDLSKDKMAMQRLKDAAEKAKKDLSGVTTTQISLPFITAGEAGPLHLELSLSRAKFDELTAHLVERSMVPTRQAMKDAGLSPSEIDRVILVGGSTRIPAVQEAIKKETGKEPFKGVNPDEVVAMGAAVQGSIIRGDVKDVVLLDVTPLSLGIETMGGVFTKLIDRNTTIPTSKSQVFSTAADNQPAVDIHVLQGERPMAADNKTLGRFQLTDIPPAPRGIPQIEVTFDIDKNGIVTVKAKDLGTQKEQNITIQSSSGLSDEEIDRMVKDAEANAEEDKRRKEEVDLKNEADQLVFMAEKTLKDLEGKVAEDEVKKAEEAKDELKKAVESGNLDEIRSKKQQLEELVQQLSVKLYEQAAQAQGGAEAADQSQDDGVVDADFEEVDDDKKN